One region of Armigeres subalbatus isolate Guangzhou_Male chromosome 3, GZ_Asu_2, whole genome shotgun sequence genomic DNA includes:
- the LOC134221444 gene encoding uncharacterized protein LOC134221444 gives MSSYSTTENSAPKCHACDQQHLLVKCQAFERMSLADRLRTVNSKRLCLNCFRQDHFARDCPSKFTCRVCRKNHHTLLHPGQLPSYSKPAGESSQIASQSRPIQQQASSCRTQSRVSVQTVSNLDEPTIVQCSSVLRNPQPTIFMLTTVLRIVDAYGKEHFARALLDSASQPNLMTDRLAQLLKLKREKVNVLVHGIGEKPDHATDSVTTNIVSRKGNFSKDVSFLVLKRMISNLPAEDVPIDDWQLPNDIFLADPNFNRSSKIDLVIGTQHFFDCFPTTARIKLSENLPELVDSVFGWIVAGGSHLFPANQESVCCKTTTTSLSSLDECMERFWKIEELGTRSALSLEEKACEEFFQSTVTRTNDGRYIVELPKQPNFDAMIGESEATAIRRFELLERRFVKDSKLKEDYDQFMVEYLSLGHMKLVPENTVADSIECFLPHHPVIKESSSTTKTRVVFDGSSKTSTSPKTKLYVWDRLCRMSCWISLCGIGNFL, from the coding sequence ATGTCATCGTATTCCACTACTGAAAACTCTGCTCCCAAATGTCATGCATGCGATCAGCAACATCTGCTAGTCAAATGTCAAGCTTTCGAAAGGATGTCCCTCGCCGATAGACTGCGAACCGTGAACTCTAAGCGATTGTGCCTGAATTGTTTCCGCCAAGATCATTTCGCGCGAGATTGTCCCTCCAAATTCACGTGCCGAGTTTGCAGAAAAAATCACCACACCCTCCTCCACCCTGGTCAACTTCCCAGTTACAGTAAACCCGCTGGCGAAAGTTCCCAGATAGCTTCCCAATCTAGACCAATTCAGCAACAAGCATCAAGTTGTAGGACCCAATCAAGAGTTTCGGTACAAACGGTGTCTAATTTGGATGAACCGACCATTGTTCAGTGCAGCAGCGTTCTTCGAAATCCCCAACCAACCATTTTTATGTTGACAACCGTGCTTCGTATCGTTGACGCCTATGGAAAGGAACATTTTGCCAGAGCCCTATTGGACAGTGCTTCGCAACCCAACTTGATGACGGACAGGCTAGCCCAACTCCTAAAACTAAAACGCGAGAAAGTAAACGTGCTTGTTCATGGAATCGGTGAGAAACCTGATCATGCCACTGATTCAGTTACCACAAACATTGTTTCTCGCAAGGGAAACTTCTCCAAAGATGTATCCTTCTTGGTGTTGAAGCGGATGATATCAAACCTCCCTGCGGAGGATGTACCAATTGATGACTGGCAGTTACCGAACGATATATTCCTTGCTGATCCCAATTTCAACCGCTCCAGCAAGATCGATTTAGTGATTGGAACCCAACACTTTTTCGACTGCTTCCCAACAACAGCTCGAATCAAACTTTCCGAAAACCTTCCGGAATTGGTCGACAGCGTATTTGGCTGGATTGTTGCTGGCGGTAGTCATCTTTTTCCGGCGAATCAGGAATCTGTCTGTTGCAAAACTACCACCACTTCCCTGTCCTCATTGGATGAATGTATGGAGCGATTCTGGAAAATAGAGGAGCTCGGGACTCGTTCCGCATTGTCGTTGGAAGAAAAGGCTTGTGAGGAGTTCTTTCAATCCACCGTAACACGCACCAACGATGGCAGGTACATTGTTGAGCTGCCTAAGCAGCCAAACTTTGATGCAATGATTGGCGAATCCGAGGCTACCGCAATTCGCCGTTTTGAATTATTAGAACGCAGATTTGTTAAGGACTCAAAGCTGAAGGAAGATTATGATCAGTTCATGGTAGAATACTTGTCGCTCGGTCACATGAAACTCGTTCCCGAAAACACTGTCGCTGACTCCATCGAATGTTTTCTTCCCCACCATCCTGTTATAAAGGAATCTAGTAGTACTACTAAAACCAGAGTAGTTTTCGACGGTTCCAGTAAAACTTCAACTTCTCCTAAAACCAAGCTCTATGTGTGGGACCGACTGTGCAGGATGAGCTGCTGGATCTCGTTGTGCGGAATCGGAAATTTCCTGTAG